In one window of bacterium DNA:
- a CDS encoding DUF4147 domain-containing protein, translating into MQKESGKKIKNFGALAHTPERKAILSIAEAGLNAIDTETVFKKGVSLKENFLKINNTDFSLSSAKRLFIVGVGKSSAIAARTLEETFGDRLSGGIVLSIDETFSSSRITYLQGDHPFPTKRNVDATEKIIAFLKERTKDDMVIFIVSGGGSALLSQPQHIAVEDEAELIKELFKKGATIQELNTVRKHLSFARGGFLAQYTHPASAISLIMSDVPGNDLEFISSGPTVKDNTTIHNASEVLKKYSIHIVPDAFVETPKDDLYFKSVSNILFLSNKTALEAMKNKASELGYTAEIVTDSLSGEAQDVGVQIIEKLHHSASRTVLLYGGETTVTMKGEGVGGRNQELVLAALSKILDGENLLAIASDGKDNTTFAGALCDTITLKKAQEMGLDVGFFLTHYDSMAFWEKTGDFIQTGPTSSNVSDLIIALKK; encoded by the coding sequence ATGCAAAAAGAAAGCGGGAAGAAAATAAAAAATTTTGGTGCTCTTGCGCATACCCCGGAACGGAAAGCAATACTCTCTATCGCGGAGGCAGGGCTTAATGCTATTGATACGGAAACTGTTTTCAAAAAAGGCGTCTCTCTCAAAGAAAACTTTTTGAAAATAAACAATACAGACTTCTCTCTTTCAAGCGCTAAGCGTCTTTTTATTGTGGGAGTGGGTAAAAGTTCCGCTATCGCGGCCCGCACGCTTGAAGAGACGTTTGGTGACCGATTATCTGGCGGAATAGTATTGAGTATTGATGAAACATTCTCCTCATCAAGAATTACATATCTGCAGGGAGACCATCCGTTTCCTACCAAGCGGAATGTCGATGCTACCGAAAAAATAATTGCCTTCCTGAAAGAACGTACGAAGGATGACATGGTAATTTTTATTGTTTCCGGCGGCGGTTCGGCTCTGCTTTCCCAGCCGCAGCATATAGCGGTTGAAGATGAGGCGGAACTGATAAAAGAATTATTTAAAAAGGGAGCGACAATACAAGAACTCAATACCGTAAGAAAACATCTCTCTTTTGCCCGAGGCGGATTTCTTGCGCAGTACACCCATCCTGCGTCTGCCATCTCGCTTATAATGTCCGATGTGCCCGGCAATGATCTTGAATTTATCTCTTCCGGGCCGACGGTTAAAGACAACACAACAATACATAACGCTTCAGAGGTTCTGAAAAAATATTCAATACACATCGTTCCCGACGCTTTTGTCGAAACACCCAAGGATGATCTGTATTTTAAATCCGTATCGAATATATTATTTCTGTCCAACAAAACTGCTCTTGAAGCGATGAAAAACAAGGCATCTGAGCTCGGATATACAGCAGAAATTGTTACTGATTCTTTATCGGGGGAAGCTCAGGATGTTGGAGTACAGATAATCGAAAAGCTTCATCATTCTGCTTCGAGAACGGTTCTTTTGTATGGCGGTGAAACGACTGTCACAATGAAAGGCGAGGGCGTAGGCGGCCGCAACCAAGAACTCGTACTTGCCGCGCTTTCAAAAATTTTGGATGGCGAAAACCTTCTCGCAATCGCTTCAGACGGAAAGGATAATACGACATTTGCCGGCGCGCTCTGTGATACAATTACTCTCAAGAAGGCGCAAGAAATGGGCCTTGATGTGGGTTTTTTTCTCACTCATTACGACTCAATGGCATTCTGGGAAAAGACTGGTGATTTCATACAAACAGGTCCAACCTCTTCAAACGTTTCAGATTTGATTATCGCTCTTAAGAAATAA
- the pyk gene encoding pyruvate kinase, whose amino-acid sequence MLLKKKTKIIATIGPVTENEKTMTAMLDAGLNVIRLNFSHGSHPEHQHRINLARNYTKKTGKPVAVLQDLCGPKIRTGDFYVERVTLIPGEKFIFTTEKIVGDEKRVSVNYEHLPKEVKKGMHILLDDGKKKFKILKVSGKEIHTKILTGGELKGRRGLNVPGAYLSVSSMTPKDKKDLEFGIKNGVDFVALSFVRRSQDIKELRAILDKKKSNAGIIAKIETPEAVDHIDEIIRLSDGVMIARGDLAIEVPAENVPLIQKMIIKKCNRAGKPVITATQMLESMIKSPVPTRAEVSDIANAILDGTDAIMLSEETTLGEYPVEAIEVMSRVALHIENDYLHKQLISERRDENSADAKNVTDSVTASAVYIAEDVGARFIIAFTNSGFTARMLCRYKPEQNIVVLTPNASTFQKLTLSFGCYPVLVSHSKDFSKDFSNVLFDARNFLLKNKLAKKGERIVVATGVPFGNAVRLAETNLVLVEEL is encoded by the coding sequence ATGTTATTGAAGAAAAAAACAAAGATTATCGCGACCATTGGTCCGGTAACGGAAAACGAGAAAACCATGACCGCCATGCTTGATGCGGGGCTTAATGTCATACGTCTCAATTTTTCCCATGGCAGCCACCCCGAGCACCAGCACCGCATCAACCTTGCCCGAAACTACACGAAAAAGACGGGAAAACCGGTTGCCGTACTCCAGGATTTATGCGGTCCGAAAATTCGCACAGGTGATTTTTACGTGGAACGTGTCACTCTTATACCGGGTGAAAAATTTATTTTTACCACGGAGAAGATTGTCGGTGATGAAAAACGCGTAAGTGTTAATTACGAACACCTCCCAAAAGAAGTCAAAAAGGGCATGCACATTTTGCTTGATGACGGAAAGAAAAAATTCAAGATTTTGAAGGTTTCAGGGAAAGAAATTCACACCAAGATTCTCACGGGGGGAGAATTGAAGGGCCGTCGGGGGCTTAACGTTCCCGGAGCGTACCTTTCCGTAAGTTCAATGACACCTAAGGACAAGAAGGACCTTGAATTCGGAATCAAAAACGGCGTGGACTTTGTCGCACTTTCTTTTGTTCGTCGTTCTCAAGATATCAAAGAATTACGGGCTATTCTTGATAAAAAGAAATCTAATGCGGGAATCATTGCAAAAATCGAAACTCCCGAAGCCGTTGACCATATTGATGAAATCATCCGTCTTTCCGACGGAGTGATGATTGCTCGCGGAGACTTGGCCATAGAAGTGCCTGCCGAAAACGTACCGCTTATTCAGAAAATGATTATCAAAAAGTGCAACAGGGCGGGAAAGCCTGTCATCACCGCGACCCAAATGCTTGAGTCGATGATTAAGTCTCCGGTGCCCACGCGTGCGGAAGTTTCCGATATTGCCAATGCGATTCTTGACGGGACGGATGCCATTATGCTCTCGGAAGAAACAACGCTTGGCGAATATCCCGTTGAGGCTATAGAGGTCATGTCCCGCGTTGCATTGCACATCGAGAACGATTACTTGCACAAACAGCTGATTTCCGAACGCCGCGATGAAAATAGCGCCGATGCAAAAAACGTTACCGACTCGGTAACGGCCTCGGCTGTTTATATTGCCGAAGACGTAGGGGCCCGATTTATCATCGCGTTCACCAATTCGGGTTTTACCGCGCGCATGCTCTGCCGTTACAAACCGGAACAAAACATTGTCGTGCTTACCCCCAACGCATCGACGTTCCAAAAACTCACCCTAAGTTTCGGTTGTTATCCGGTCCTCGTGTCACACTCAAAAGATTTTTCAAAAGATTTCAGCAACGTTCTGTTTGACGCGAGAAATTTTTTACTTAAAAACAAACTGGCTAAAAAAGGGGAACGTATTGTTGTTGCAACCGGTGTGCCTTTCGGAAATGCCGTGCGCCTTGCGGAAACCAATCTCGTACTTGTCGAGGAGCTTTAA